One stretch of bacterium DNA includes these proteins:
- a CDS encoding HPr family phosphocarrier protein: MTERDLEICNRLGLHARAAAKLVHTAGRFGCEVTLIKEGEEVDAKSILGLMAIGAAQGTKISIVCEGEDESEAIDAVAELIENRFDEDS, encoded by the coding sequence ATGACTGAGCGCGATCTCGAGATCTGCAACCGGCTCGGCCTGCACGCCAGAGCAGCTGCCAAACTGGTACACACTGCCGGCCGCTTCGGCTGTGAGGTGACGCTGATCAAGGAAGGGGAAGAAGTCGATGCCAAGAGCATCCTGGGGCTCATGGCCATCGGTGCCGCGCAGGGAACCAAGATCTCGATCGTCTGTGAAGGTGAGGACGAATCCGAGGCGATCGATGCAGTCGCCGAGTTGATCGAGAACCGCTTCGACGAAGATTCCTGA
- a CDS encoding PTS sugar transporter subunit IIA: MVGVLILTHGGLAPELLAAARVISGNLEAFEALPLDWSDGFDEGHRKVKRVLAHLDNDHGILILTDILGGTPFNVAMAFREPGRVEIISGVNLPMVVRLGCLLNKDMRLSDLTKWIRDKARSSICSSDNLPRADRKPAPSEDEDD; encoded by the coding sequence ATGGTTGGAGTGCTCATTCTGACCCATGGCGGACTGGCGCCAGAGCTGCTGGCGGCGGCACGGGTCATCTCAGGCAATCTCGAAGCATTCGAGGCGCTTCCGCTCGATTGGTCGGACGGCTTCGACGAGGGACACCGCAAGGTGAAGAGGGTACTGGCCCATCTCGACAACGATCACGGGATTTTGATCTTGACGGACATCCTCGGAGGTACTCCATTCAACGTCGCAATGGCATTTCGCGAACCAGGCAGGGTCGAGATCATTTCCGGCGTCAATCTGCCGATGGTCGTACGGCTGGGCTGCCTACTCAACAAAGACATGCGCTTGAGCGACTTGACGAAGTGGATTCGCGACAAGGCACGTTCGAGCATCTGCTCGAGCGACAACTTGCCGCGAGCCGACCGCAAGCCCGCTCCGAGTGAGGACGAAGATGACTGA
- the rapZ gene encoding RNase adapter RapZ: protein MSSEASVEQDGQGRPRLLVISGLSGSGKSTAANALEDIGYYCVDNLPLPLLRTFLADPLSQVGDRRLIAVVTDVRAPGSAEVLPELLEKIDRGRFELTVVFLEATEEALLRRYSETRRSHPIGLGKRPVIDGIRRERALLAALRGQADLILDTSEWSVHDVRREIYRAFAEGREAALTVSLVSFGFKHGIPAGSDLVLDVRFLPNPYFIPGLRELSGRDRAVQDFLDGQADYHELTDRVDSLLSFLLPRYQRENRSYVTLAIGCTGGRHRSVAFCERLASSLTCRDWSVRLRHRDADRGP, encoded by the coding sequence TTGAGCAGCGAAGCCAGCGTTGAGCAAGACGGGCAGGGGAGACCACGACTACTGGTGATCAGTGGGCTCTCCGGTTCGGGAAAGAGCACCGCCGCGAACGCGTTGGAGGACATCGGATATTACTGCGTAGACAACCTGCCGTTGCCCCTGCTGCGCACTTTTCTGGCCGATCCGCTGTCCCAGGTCGGTGACCGCCGCCTGATCGCCGTAGTCACCGACGTCCGCGCGCCGGGTTCTGCCGAAGTGCTCCCGGAGCTGCTCGAGAAGATCGACCGCGGGCGTTTCGAGCTCACCGTCGTTTTTCTCGAAGCCACCGAGGAAGCGCTGCTCCGGCGCTATTCGGAAACTCGGCGAAGCCACCCGATCGGTCTCGGGAAGCGGCCTGTCATCGACGGCATCCGCCGGGAAAGGGCGCTATTGGCGGCGCTGCGCGGCCAGGCCGATCTCATCCTCGACACCAGCGAGTGGTCGGTGCACGACGTGCGCCGCGAGATCTATCGTGCGTTCGCGGAAGGCCGGGAAGCAGCGCTGACTGTCTCGCTGGTCAGCTTCGGGTTCAAGCACGGCATTCCAGCAGGAAGCGATCTTGTCCTCGACGTCCGGTTCCTGCCCAATCCCTATTTCATTCCCGGGCTCCGGGAGCTCAGTGGAAGAGACCGTGCGGTGCAGGACTTCCTGGACGGGCAGGCCGATTATCATGAGCTCACGGACCGGGTGGACAGTCTCCTGAGCTTCCTCTTGCCGCGGTACCAGCGGGAGAATCGCAGCTATGTCACCCTCGCCATCGGCTGTACCGGCGGCCGGCATCGATCGGTCGCGTTCTGCGAGCGCCTGGCGTCGAGCCTCACTTGCCGGGATTGGAGTGTCAGGTTGCGGCATCGCGACGCCGATCGAGGCCCGTGA
- the hprK gene encoding HPr(Ser) kinase/phosphatase, translating to MPDTTFVEVTELLGAELSDLHLRVLCGDVHLDHRITHPRVQKPGLAFAGYYAYIKPGRVQIIGESETEYLKTLAPEARRRRFRKIVDLPVPVFVITKGIEPFPTFHQLCRERRVPILGSTSLSSTVIKRLSFFLEDHLVPVTHLHAVLMDIHGLGVLMTGKSGVGKSESALDLIRRGHSLVADDRVTIRRYPSGDLIGYSEEPAKHHMELRGLGIINVKDLFGLAAVRDRKTIDLVVELEPWEKDKVYDRLGLDESVYTILETPVPYIRMPVATGRNLASLVEIAARNHVLKLQGHDSAREFALQLEAKIEQRSQR from the coding sequence TTGCCTGACACGACCTTCGTCGAAGTCACGGAGCTGTTGGGAGCCGAGCTTTCCGATCTTCACCTCAGAGTACTGTGCGGCGATGTTCATCTCGACCATCGCATCACTCATCCCAGGGTGCAGAAGCCCGGCCTCGCGTTCGCTGGATACTATGCCTACATCAAACCGGGCAGGGTACAGATCATCGGGGAGAGCGAAACAGAGTACCTGAAGACGCTGGCGCCGGAGGCGAGGCGGCGGCGCTTCCGGAAGATCGTCGACCTACCGGTACCGGTTTTCGTCATCACCAAGGGTATCGAGCCGTTTCCGACCTTTCATCAGCTCTGTCGGGAGAGGAGGGTACCGATCCTCGGCTCGACGTCGCTGTCTTCGACGGTCATCAAACGTCTGAGCTTCTTCCTCGAGGATCACCTCGTTCCGGTCACGCATCTCCACGCTGTCTTGATGGACATCCACGGCCTCGGTGTTCTCATGACCGGCAAGAGCGGCGTCGGCAAGAGTGAGTCGGCCCTCGATCTGATTCGACGTGGTCACAGCCTGGTAGCCGACGACCGGGTCACCATTCGCCGCTATCCGAGTGGCGATCTCATCGGCTACAGCGAGGAGCCGGCGAAGCACCACATGGAGCTTCGTGGGCTCGGAATCATCAACGTCAAGGATCTCTTCGGCCTGGCGGCGGTTCGTGATCGCAAGACCATTGATCTGGTGGTCGAGCTCGAGCCCTGGGAGAAAGACAAGGTCTATGACCGACTGGGGCTCGATGAATCCGTCTACACGATTCTGGAGACGCCCGTGCCCTATATTCGCATGCCGGTTGCCACTGGGCGCAATCTTGCCAGCCTGGTGGAGATCGCTGCCCGCAATCACGTCCTGAAACTCCAGGGTCATGACTCGGCGCGTGAGTTCGCGCTGCAGCTCGAGGCGAAGATTGAGCAGCGAAGCCAGCGTTGA
- a CDS encoding PTS sugar transporter subunit IIA, with translation MNLDSLLDPKLVFSDLACLDRPTLLRALAERIVDTGRLGDVEELYERLWEREQLGSTGIGAGVAVPHCKMSSIDQVVVAVALLPEGVDFSAIDDQPVQLVFLVVSPEDQPAAHLHCLAAISKWIKAGRHVERMLETRDPSSIFSLLSEEI, from the coding sequence ATGAACCTGGATTCCCTGCTCGATCCGAAACTGGTCTTCTCCGATCTCGCGTGTCTGGATCGGCCGACCTTGCTGCGCGCTCTGGCCGAGCGCATCGTCGATACGGGGCGTTTGGGCGACGTCGAGGAGCTCTACGAGAGGCTCTGGGAACGGGAGCAGCTGGGATCGACGGGGATCGGTGCAGGCGTCGCCGTGCCGCACTGCAAGATGTCGAGCATCGATCAAGTCGTGGTCGCCGTGGCTCTCCTGCCCGAGGGGGTCGACTTCAGCGCCATCGACGACCAGCCGGTGCAGCTCGTTTTTCTGGTGGTTTCGCCTGAAGACCAACCGGCTGCGCACCTGCACTGCCTCGCCGCCATCTCGAAATGGATCAAGGCCGGCCGCCACGTCGAAAGGATGCTCGAGACCAGGGATCCGTCCTCGATCTTCAGCTTGCTGAGCGAGGAGATCTGA
- the raiA gene encoding ribosome-associated translation inhibitor RaiA produces MKIEFTGRHYHLGERVRQYAERRLVKLAKFLDEPVDVHVILEIEKRRQIAEFHVTHRHGVFQATEESEHMREAINAGVEKIEKQARRSRKKFMDKRRRAQRQDGGHHWPMEVLEAASVGDGAQPRIIKTSRLPIKPMTIDEAVLELDHSKNEFFVFRDSSTDRVSVIYRRKDANYGLIAPDF; encoded by the coding sequence ATGAAGATCGAGTTCACCGGGCGGCACTATCACCTGGGAGAGCGAGTCAGACAGTACGCCGAGCGCAGATTGGTGAAGCTCGCCAAGTTCCTCGACGAGCCGGTGGATGTCCACGTCATTCTGGAGATCGAGAAACGGCGCCAGATCGCTGAGTTCCACGTGACGCATCGGCACGGCGTGTTTCAGGCGACGGAGGAGTCGGAGCACATGCGCGAGGCGATCAACGCCGGAGTCGAGAAGATCGAGAAACAGGCGCGCAGGTCCCGCAAGAAGTTCATGGACAAGCGGCGCCGGGCCCAGCGCCAGGACGGCGGACATCATTGGCCGATGGAGGTGCTCGAAGCGGCGAGCGTCGGCGATGGCGCTCAGCCGCGGATCATCAAGACCAGCCGGCTTCCGATCAAACCTATGACGATCGACGAGGCGGTGCTCGAGCTCGACCACTCGAAGAACGAGTTCTTCGTCTTTCGCGACTCGAGCACGGATCGGGTGAGTGTGATCTACCGTCGCAAGGATGCGAACTACGGTCTCATCGCTCCAGATTTCTGA
- the rpoN gene encoding RNA polymerase factor sigma-54 — MALEQKLSLKLAQKLVMTPSLQQAIKLLQMTRLELEGVLTQELVENPVLEENEAEEETPDPEESETEEEAEALSDIDLEAYFSDYAESWEGSGQSSVFEERQGPPLENTLTREDDLYDYLLWQLHMMSVPELTREIAEAIIGNLDPDGFLVATMEEIQAMGADGFDDGSPRCQSDGVGYRLNDVEQALELVRNLDPPGVACSSLQESLLRQLDAQGEPEDSLARYLVTEKWQEFTRRKFEAIAKSLDLPLSDLKPAVESISRLDTRPGRKFSTDRTHYVEPDVHIVKVGDAYVVQLNDNGLPRLRVSGAYRKMLQAMRQQKSEADAQQFIKDKMRSAVWLIKSLDQRQRTIYKVSTSIVKHQRAFFDHGVEHLRPLVLRDVAEDIEMHESTVSRVVSNKYMHTPRGLLPMKFFFHSGIDRDYGGDISSLTVKRKIQHFIQAEDPKKPLSDSGLMRILNREGIHIARRTVAKYRDELGIPSSTERKQIF; from the coding sequence ATGGCGCTAGAGCAGAAACTCTCCCTGAAGCTGGCTCAGAAGCTGGTGATGACGCCGTCACTGCAGCAGGCGATCAAGCTGCTGCAGATGACGCGGTTGGAGCTCGAAGGGGTACTGACCCAGGAGCTGGTGGAGAATCCGGTACTCGAAGAGAACGAGGCCGAGGAGGAGACACCTGACCCCGAGGAGAGCGAGACCGAGGAGGAGGCGGAAGCGCTCTCCGACATCGACCTCGAGGCCTACTTCAGTGATTACGCGGAAAGTTGGGAAGGCTCGGGCCAGTCGTCCGTCTTCGAGGAGCGGCAGGGCCCGCCGCTCGAGAATACTCTGACCCGCGAGGACGATCTCTACGACTACCTGCTGTGGCAACTCCACATGATGTCGGTGCCGGAGCTGACGAGGGAGATCGCCGAGGCGATCATCGGCAATCTCGACCCGGACGGCTTTCTGGTCGCGACGATGGAAGAGATTCAGGCGATGGGCGCTGACGGCTTCGACGATGGCTCACCCCGGTGCCAGAGCGACGGGGTCGGCTATCGCCTGAACGACGTCGAGCAGGCCCTCGAGCTCGTCCGCAATCTCGATCCACCGGGCGTGGCCTGCAGCAGCCTGCAGGAGAGCCTGCTACGGCAGCTCGACGCCCAGGGAGAGCCGGAGGACTCACTGGCTCGCTATCTGGTGACGGAGAAATGGCAAGAGTTCACGCGCCGCAAGTTCGAAGCTATCGCCAAATCGCTGGACCTGCCTTTGAGCGACCTCAAGCCCGCGGTCGAGAGCATCAGCCGGCTGGATACGCGGCCGGGGCGCAAGTTCTCTACCGACCGCACTCACTACGTGGAACCGGATGTGCACATCGTCAAGGTCGGGGACGCCTACGTCGTTCAACTCAACGACAATGGCCTGCCGCGCTTGCGGGTCAGCGGTGCCTACCGCAAAATGCTCCAGGCCATGCGCCAGCAGAAATCCGAAGCCGACGCCCAGCAGTTCATCAAGGACAAGATGCGTTCCGCGGTATGGCTGATCAAGAGCCTGGATCAACGCCAGCGGACGATCTACAAGGTCTCGACCTCGATCGTGAAGCACCAGCGCGCATTCTTCGATCACGGTGTCGAGCATCTGCGCCCCCTGGTGTTGCGCGATGTGGCGGAAGATATCGAGATGCATGAATCGACGGTCAGTCGCGTCGTATCGAACAAGTACATGCATACGCCACGAGGACTTCTACCGATGAAGTTCTTCTTCCATAGCGGCATCGATCGCGATTACGGCGGAGATATCTCTTCGTTGACTGTGAAACGGAAGATCCAGCATTTCATTCAGGCCGAAGACCCGAAGAAGCCGCTGTCCGACAGCGGGCTGATGCGAATCCTGAACCGCGAGGGCATCCATATCGCTCGTCGCACGGTAGCCAAGTACCGCGACGAATTGGGGATTCCCTCCTCGACCGAGCGCAAGCAGATTTTCTAA
- the lptB gene encoding LPS export ABC transporter ATP-binding protein, translating to MTVARLATRGLRKVYRGRAVVNDVSISVEQGEIVGLLGPNGAGKTTTFYMVVGLTPPDRGEVILGETDITALPMYLRAKRGISYLPQEASIFRKMTVEGNLLAIFETLDLPRTERVRRAQLLVREFGLETVRKSPGYALSGGERRRVEIARALTIDPLFILLDEPFAGIDPIAVLDIQSIIKHLKEMGIGVLITDHNVRETLKITDRAYIINNGEILRTGSPAELSADPQVRKIYLGEGFSL from the coding sequence ATGACGGTGGCCCGCCTGGCTACGCGCGGCTTGCGCAAAGTCTACCGGGGTCGAGCGGTGGTCAACGACGTGTCGATCTCGGTGGAGCAGGGAGAGATCGTGGGGCTGCTCGGCCCCAACGGGGCGGGCAAGACCACGACGTTCTACATGGTCGTCGGCTTGACGCCACCAGATCGAGGCGAAGTCATCCTGGGCGAGACTGACATCACTGCCTTGCCGATGTACCTGCGCGCCAAGCGCGGCATCAGCTACCTGCCACAGGAGGCTTCGATCTTCCGCAAGATGACGGTGGAGGGGAATCTCCTGGCGATCTTCGAGACCCTGGACCTGCCGCGGACCGAGCGCGTCCGGCGCGCGCAGCTCCTGGTTCGCGAGTTCGGCCTCGAAACCGTACGCAAGAGTCCGGGATACGCTCTCTCCGGCGGCGAGCGAAGGCGGGTCGAGATCGCACGCGCGCTGACCATCGACCCCCTATTCATTCTTCTCGATGAACCGTTCGCCGGAATCGATCCGATCGCGGTGCTCGACATCCAGTCGATCATCAAACACCTCAAAGAGATGGGCATCGGGGTCCTGATCACCGACCACAACGTGCGGGAGACTTTGAAGATCACCGACCGCGCCTATATCATCAACAACGGCGAGATACTCCGTACCGGCTCTCCCGCGGAGCTTTCCGCCGATCCGCAGGTGAGGAAGATCTACCTGGGCGAAGGATTCAGTCTGTAA